In the genome of Tannockella kyphosi, one region contains:
- a CDS encoding MarR family winged helix-turn-helix transcriptional regulator translates to MDDKMFERAEILMDRIAILKKSVHELTAIEKKKAPVDITLWQFRLMMLIYRKGEMNQRELAGMMHISPATLSVGIQRLENAGFLKKQQDSLDKRNTLLTLTDGGIDRVIEGKAVVEKSMKGLLDGFENQELEQMVGFVSRLEANIKRIKEDFE, encoded by the coding sequence ATGGATGATAAGATGTTTGAACGTGCAGAAATTCTAATGGATCGTATCGCGATATTAAAAAAGAGTGTTCATGAATTAACAGCAATCGAAAAGAAAAAGGCACCAGTAGATATTACTTTATGGCAATTTCGTTTGATGATGTTGATATATCGAAAAGGTGAAATGAATCAAAGAGAATTAGCAGGTATGATGCATATTAGTCCAGCTACCCTTTCCGTTGGAATACAGAGACTAGAGAATGCAGGTTTTTTGAAAAAACAACAAGATAGTCTTGATAAAAGGAATACGCTTTTAACACTTACAGATGGTGGTATTGACAGAGTCATTGAAGGTAAAGCAGTAGTTGAAAAATCAATGAAGGGGCTACTGGATGGTTTTGAAAATCAAGAATTAGAACAAATGGTAGGATTTGTAAGTCGTTTAGAAGCAAATATAAAGAGAATTAAGGAGGATTTTGAATGA
- a CDS encoding C-GCAxxG-C-C family protein: protein MDVNERVLLGKEIVKKGYNCCQAVLGSYVDVLDIDMDTAMHISYGLGGGVGHIREICGALLGGAMVLSLRYGQIEADKTVKKSVEEITTEFLREFEASRGALRCEELKGLKKIEGKEVRLGTCGAYIEETIILLEKYM from the coding sequence ATGGACGTAAATGAAAGAGTTTTATTAGGGAAAGAAATTGTAAAGAAGGGTTACAATTGTTGCCAAGCTGTATTAGGGAGTTATGTAGATGTATTAGATATTGATATGGATACTGCAATGCATATTTCTTATGGTTTAGGTGGAGGTGTTGGACATATTCGTGAAATATGTGGAGCACTTTTAGGAGGAGCAATGGTGCTTAGCTTACGATATGGCCAAATCGAAGCAGACAAAACAGTAAAGAAATCAGTGGAAGAAATAACAACTGAATTCTTAAGAGAATTTGAAGCAAGTCGTGGAGCACTTCGTTGTGAAGAATTAAAAGGATTAAAGAAGATAGAAGGTAAAGAAGTAAGATTGGGAACATGTGGTGCATATATTGAAGAAACAATCATATTATTAGAAAAGTATATGTAA
- a CDS encoding glutamate-5-semialdehyde dehydrogenase: MEQVIKQQLKDAANAKTRLAVLETKDKNLALKKIQDTLLAHIDQIVEENNKDIDNARITGLSEAMIDRLLLDESRIKAMVQDIQKVIELEDPIGQKVREIHKDNGLEIQQVRVPIGVIGVIYESRPNVTIDIASLCIKSGNVCVLKGGKEAFYSNMVLTKLMVEATLDILGKDAIIYIETSSRQDVDILLQAKEYLDLLIPRGSATLIQHVTKNSLVPVIETGAGVCHLFVDKDADLEKAKAIALNGKVQRPSVCNALETIIVHQAIAKEFLELLYDAFIKEEVKMYGCSKTKSFIQCFLINEDSYSTEYGSKACNIKVVDHFEEAIAHIQQFSTKHSEAIVSENMERCELFLNQVDSACVYANASTRFSDGGEFGFGVEVGISTQKLHARGPMGLQEITTTKYKIYGRGQIR, translated from the coding sequence ATGGAACAAGTAATTAAACAACAATTAAAAGATGCAGCGAATGCAAAAACAAGACTTGCTGTTTTAGAAACAAAAGATAAGAATCTTGCTTTAAAAAAGATTCAAGATACGCTACTAGCACATATTGATCAAATTGTGGAAGAAAATAACAAAGATATTGATAATGCTAGAATAACTGGTTTAAGTGAAGCAATGATTGATCGATTATTATTAGATGAATCTAGAATTAAGGCAATGGTACAAGATATTCAAAAGGTAATCGAATTAGAAGATCCAATTGGTCAAAAGGTAAGAGAAATTCATAAAGATAATGGTTTAGAAATACAACAAGTACGTGTACCAATTGGTGTGATTGGAGTTATTTATGAATCAAGACCAAATGTAACAATAGATATTGCTAGCTTATGTATTAAATCAGGAAATGTATGTGTTTTAAAAGGTGGAAAAGAAGCATTTTATTCGAATATGGTGCTAACAAAGCTAATGGTAGAAGCTACACTTGATATTTTAGGAAAAGATGCTATTATATACATTGAAACATCGTCTAGACAAGATGTAGACATATTACTACAAGCTAAAGAATATTTAGATTTATTGATTCCTAGGGGTAGTGCAACATTAATCCAACATGTAACTAAAAATTCCTTAGTACCAGTTATTGAAACAGGTGCAGGAGTATGTCATTTATTTGTGGATAAAGATGCAGACTTAGAAAAAGCGAAAGCTATTGCGTTAAATGGGAAGGTTCAAAGACCTTCTGTATGTAATGCATTAGAAACGATTATTGTACACCAAGCTATTGCAAAAGAGTTTTTAGAATTATTATATGATGCTTTTATAAAAGAAGAAGTAAAAATGTATGGTTGTTCTAAAACAAAAAGCTTTATCCAATGTTTCCTTATTAATGAGGATAGTTATTCAACAGAGTATGGTAGTAAGGCGTGTAATATTAAGGTCGTTGATCATTTTGAAGAAGCAATAGCTCATATTCAACAATTTTCTACAAAACACTCAGAAGCAATTGTTAGTGAAAACATGGAACGTTGTGAATTGTTTTTAAATCAAGTAGATAGTGCTTGTGTGTATGCGAATGCATCTACCCGCTTTAGTGACGGTGGAGAGTTTGGTTTTGGGGTTGAAGTAGGTATTAGTACTCAAAAATTGCATGCAAGAGGACCAATGGGATTACAAGAAATCACTACAACCAAATATAAAATATATGGGAGAGGACAGATTAGATAA
- the proB gene encoding glutamate 5-kinase, protein MQSVMIKIGTSSLCDDLGVLSLEKMMHLVVQIVEIQRRGIKVTLVSSGAIGAGMGVLALKEKPTQMKQKQALAAIGQAHLMKAYEDVFKIFECHCAQILVNHDDFDDRKRLMNLTNALESIHEYGAIAIINENDTLATDEIKVGDNDTLAALMAPIVKADLLIITSDIDGLYDDNPHTNKDAKRIPYVQTIGQDIMDMAKGTVSKVGTGGMSSKIHAAKIVMDANIDMAIVSSNEKTGLLDVLEGKDIGTYFSSKLGRNLSLRNHWILYRSIPKGKLIVDDGCKKALLNLHTSLLSSGIVEVVGVFLQGQVVDIVDVQGNIIARGIVGYASHEIDLVKGRKSKEMQTILSTYVRGEIIHANDLVLMEGKHGTSN, encoded by the coding sequence ATGCAAAGTGTAATGATAAAGATAGGGACAAGTTCTTTATGTGATGATTTAGGTGTATTAAGTTTAGAAAAGATGATGCATTTAGTTGTACAAATTGTTGAAATACAACGAAGAGGGATAAAAGTAACACTAGTATCTAGTGGGGCTATTGGAGCAGGTATGGGAGTACTTGCTTTAAAAGAGAAACCTACTCAAATGAAACAAAAACAAGCACTAGCTGCAATTGGACAAGCTCATTTAATGAAAGCTTATGAAGATGTATTTAAAATATTTGAATGTCATTGTGCTCAAATATTAGTAAATCATGATGATTTTGATGATCGTAAAAGATTAATGAATTTAACGAATGCTTTAGAATCTATTCATGAATATGGAGCTATTGCGATTATTAATGAAAATGATACATTGGCTACGGATGAAATAAAAGTAGGTGATAATGATACATTGGCTGCCTTAATGGCACCAATTGTAAAAGCAGACTTATTAATTATTACTAGTGATATTGATGGATTATATGATGATAATCCACATACTAATAAGGATGCAAAAAGAATCCCTTATGTTCAAACAATAGGCCAAGATATTATGGATATGGCAAAAGGAACTGTTAGTAAAGTAGGGACAGGTGGGATGTCTAGTAAGATTCATGCAGCTAAAATAGTGATGGATGCTAATATAGATATGGCTATTGTTTCTAGTAATGAAAAAACAGGATTATTAGATGTTTTAGAAGGAAAAGATATTGGGACTTATTTTAGTAGTAAGTTAGGAAGAAATCTTTCTTTACGTAATCATTGGATTTTATATCGTAGTATTCCTAAAGGGAAATTAATAGTAGATGATGGTTGTAAAAAGGCATTATTAAATTTACATACTAGTTTATTATCTTCAGGGATTGTAGAAGTAGTAGGAGTTTTTTTACAAGGGCAAGTAGTGGATATTGTAGACGTGCAAGGAAACATTATTGCTCGAGGGATTGTAGGATATGCAAGTCATGAAATTGATTTAGTGAAGGGTAGAAAAAGCAAGGAAATGCAAACTATTTTATCTACTTATGTAAGAGGAGAAATCATTCATGCAAATGATTTAGTATTAATGGAGGGGAAACATGGAACAAGTAATTAA